Within Pseudomonadales bacterium, the genomic segment TTAACAATAGCGGCGTGAATATAAAAATATGTGCTCGCCGATCAGTAAGTTAATAACGCCCTGAATTCTTCTAATGCGATTTATGCCATGGCTTACCAAGCGCCATTGGCTCAAATAGTTTTAAACGTGCTGAATTAGTTGACAAAATAACTAACACAACAATTGTTGCGCCATAAGGCAGTATAGCTAATAGGTTTGACGAAACGTCCCAGCCAAAGCCTTGTGCAACCAGGTGCATAATGCTGGCAAAGCCAAACAAATAGGCGCCTAGCATAATGCGTTCAGTGCGCCAGCTAGCGAAAACTACAAGCGCTAGGGCAATCCAGCCACGACCAGCAGTCATGTTCTCGGTCCATAAGGGGGTGTAGGCAATGGATAAATAGCCGCCTGCTATGCCTGCCATTGCACCACCAAACATAATGGCTAAATAGCGTGTCTTTATAACCGATAAACCAATAGCGTTAGCTGCATCAGGGTTTTCACCAACAGCTCTCACCGTAAGACCACCACGTCCACGTTTAAAAAATAGATAAATAACAGCGGTGAGAGCAAAGCTGAGATAGACGATAATGTCTTGTGAGAATAAAATTTTGCCTATTACCGGTATCGCTGACAACACAGGTATCACCAGAGTGGGCAGACTGGTAATGGTTTTGCCTTCATAGTCTGCGCCAATAAAGGCAGATAAGCCGGTGCCAAAAATCGTCAAGGCTAGGCCGGTGGCGACTTGATTGG encodes:
- a CDS encoding ABC transporter permease, which translates into the protein MDIELLSNILFATIRTGTPLLLVALGEMVCEKSGVLNLGQEGMMLIGAVIGFIAVFHFDSLALGFFMAAMGGVCMALLFGFIAMTLNANQVATGLALTIFGTGLSAFIGADYEGKTITSLPTLVIPVLSAIPVIGKILFSQDIIVYLSFALTAVIYLFFKRGRGGLTVRAVGENPDAANAIGLSVIKTRYLAIMFGGAMAGIAGGYLSIAYTPLWTENMTAGRGWIALALVVFASWRTERIMLGAYLFGFASIMHLVAQGFGWDVSSNLLAILPYGATIVVLVILSTNSARLKLFEPMALGKPWHKSH